A single genomic interval of Noviherbaspirillum saxi harbors:
- a CDS encoding DUF1254 domain-containing protein gives MHTDTHAANAALLRDAILYTLPLYEMARMRAMTCPRRDAAGAFAGDSPDSALRWVNHFIHTRQLLGPQHRQVVTPNNDTLYTNAWLDLSEAPVLIHVPDSGDRYYVLGLLDFYSNPFAYIGTRTTGNAAGRYVLHGPSWTGELPEGATPIACPTNAVWIIGRIMTAGPEDLQAAHAFQDTFHLTALDGSAAHRRFDVGMQPKEQPADAARFVDVVAHALRTNPPPVQETALVARFAQLGIGPQASSSKLYASQLAALEGGIRAVLDEIGAPQPSALGGGWFLPVEVHQSYGDNYFARAQVARNYIGALGIEEAMYIMADCDGNGAPLDGRHAYELHFPPGQLPQVGAFWSVTLYDKADCMLVDNPLNRYSLGDRSPTLRAASDGGLSLYFGAQPPADADLHGNWVPAPAAPFYLTLRLYVPHAAHLNKTFVYPSITHLA, from the coding sequence ATGCATACGGACACCCACGCCGCCAACGCCGCACTGCTGCGCGATGCGATCCTCTATACCTTGCCGCTATACGAAATGGCACGCATGCGCGCGATGACCTGCCCGCGTCGCGATGCAGCAGGCGCGTTTGCCGGCGATTCTCCGGATTCGGCATTACGCTGGGTCAACCATTTCATTCATACCCGACAGCTTCTGGGACCACAGCATCGTCAGGTCGTCACTCCGAACAATGACACCTTGTACACCAACGCCTGGCTAGATCTGTCCGAGGCTCCGGTGCTGATCCACGTGCCTGACAGCGGCGATCGTTACTATGTGCTGGGCCTGCTCGATTTCTATTCCAATCCGTTTGCTTATATTGGCACCCGCACGACAGGCAACGCCGCAGGCAGGTATGTCCTGCACGGACCCAGCTGGACCGGCGAGCTGCCCGAGGGTGCAACCCCTATCGCCTGCCCCACCAATGCCGTCTGGATCATCGGACGCATCATGACCGCCGGACCTGAGGATTTACAGGCCGCACATGCATTCCAGGACACATTCCATTTGACGGCACTGGATGGATCCGCAGCCCATCGGCGGTTCGACGTCGGGATGCAGCCCAAGGAACAGCCTGCTGACGCGGCACGCTTTGTTGATGTGGTCGCACACGCCTTGCGTACCAACCCACCGCCGGTACAAGAAACGGCCTTGGTTGCCCGCTTTGCGCAGCTAGGCATCGGTCCACAGGCATCGTCATCGAAGCTCTACGCAAGCCAACTTGCGGCGCTGGAGGGAGGGATCCGCGCGGTACTCGACGAGATCGGCGCACCACAGCCGTCGGCACTTGGCGGCGGCTGGTTCCTGCCGGTAGAGGTGCATCAGTCGTATGGAGACAATTATTTCGCACGCGCGCAGGTAGCCCGCAATTACATCGGCGCACTTGGCATTGAAGAGGCGATGTACATCATGGCCGACTGCGATGGCAACGGCGCGCCGCTCGATGGCCGACATGCGTACGAGTTGCACTTTCCGCCTGGTCAACTGCCGCAGGTCGGCGCCTTCTGGTCCGTCACGCTGTACGACAAAGCGGACTGCATGCTGGTAGACAACCCCTTGAACCGCTACTCGCTGGGTGACCGCTCTCCGACTCTGCGCGCTGCTTCGGACGGCGGACTGAGCCTGTATTTTGGCGCCCAGCCACCGGCCGACGCTGATCTGCATGGTAACTGGGTTCCGGCACCTGCTGCGCCGTTCTACCTGACACTACGCCTGTACGTCCCGCATGCCGCGCATCTGAACAAGACCTTTGTGTATCCCTCGATAACACACCTCGCTTGA
- a CDS encoding Bug family tripartite tricarboxylate transporter substrate binding protein, whose amino-acid sequence MDYKKSFPVYAAHLAAFTLAALTSVAHAQAWPTKTVTIISPYGPGGSNDISVRIIAKELEAKYGQPFVVENKSGAGTRIANDYVARARPDGYTLLWAAAPFAITASAGIKTSYDIHKNFVPVGPRVTGPVFLTVPADSPVRSVADFVKMAREKPGGVTFASPGIGSGPHLAAELFGIKGKFKVTNVHYRGDAAAYTDLVGGRVDAALTAITSALSHVKTGKLRVLGVASEARTPVYPDAPTFTEGGGPEVVGYGWFAFVAPAGTPAAIVQQLNRDANAVLNKPEITQKLIGLGLQPTPSTNSELGTFIDAEVQKWASVIKQAGVVLE is encoded by the coding sequence ATGGACTACAAAAAATCGTTCCCGGTATACGCCGCCCATCTCGCCGCGTTTACATTGGCCGCCCTCACCAGCGTCGCCCACGCGCAGGCATGGCCAACGAAAACCGTCACCATCATTTCGCCGTATGGTCCGGGCGGGTCCAATGATATATCGGTGCGAATCATTGCCAAGGAACTGGAAGCCAAATATGGCCAGCCATTCGTCGTCGAAAACAAGTCCGGCGCCGGTACGCGCATCGCCAACGACTATGTGGCGCGCGCCCGTCCCGACGGCTATACCCTGTTATGGGCGGCCGCGCCCTTTGCGATTACGGCGTCCGCCGGTATCAAGACCTCGTATGACATCCATAAAAACTTTGTGCCGGTCGGCCCGCGCGTCACCGGCCCGGTCTTCCTGACCGTCCCTGCCGATTCGCCAGTGCGCTCGGTGGCTGATTTTGTGAAGATGGCACGCGAAAAGCCCGGCGGCGTGACATTCGCCTCTCCGGGCATCGGCTCCGGTCCGCACCTTGCGGCCGAACTGTTCGGGATCAAGGGGAAGTTCAAGGTCACCAATGTGCATTACCGGGGTGACGCCGCCGCGTATACCGACCTCGTCGGCGGCCGGGTCGATGCCGCGCTGACGGCGATCACAAGTGCCTTGTCCCACGTCAAGACCGGCAAGCTACGCGTGCTCGGCGTTGCGTCGGAAGCACGCACACCGGTCTACCCGGACGCTCCTACCTTCACCGAAGGTGGCGGGCCGGAAGTGGTGGGTTACGGCTGGTTCGCATTCGTCGCGCCGGCCGGTACCCCGGCAGCCATTGTGCAGCAACTCAATCGCGATGCGAACGCGGTACTCAACAAGCCGGAAATCACGCAAAAACTCATCGGACTGGGATTGCAGCCGACGCCATCGACCAATAGCGAACTGGGCACCTTTATTGATGCGGAAGTACAGAAGTGGGCGTCCGTCATCAAGCAAGCCGGCGTGGTGTTGGAATAG